One Xiphophorus maculatus strain JP 163 A chromosome 10, X_maculatus-5.0-male, whole genome shotgun sequence genomic region harbors:
- the LOC102227956 gene encoding glycylpeptide N-tetradecanoyltransferase 1-like isoform X2, whose translation MVRVVVLKRAKRSKREKMLGDQRDPETHLLCKVSFLFRALGQLDSLPEKEQQEIQKALHLFSLGTSLPKTLQQAKNHTYRFWDTQPVTKLGDHITTHGPVEEVDASIRNEPCLLPQGFSWDTVDLSSPFVLGELCHLLNENYMEEDDNTIRFNFSPEYLLWALQPPNWLLQWNLGVRVDANKKLVGFIAAVPADVHIYETKKGLVQVKFLCVHKKLRLKRMTPVLIRELTRRVNQQGIYQAVYAAGTVLPTPISSCSQWHRPLNPRKLMEVNYPGLKQNMNLQRALKFNRLPEVTKIKGLRPMTKEDTPRILSILEKNLSNFHLSPLLSLQEVEHWFLPKENVNDTYVLEADNGTLTDMVSFYAVSSRVLNHPVHTSLRAAYLLYAVCNVTKMADLMQDTLVLAKAKGFDVFCALDVMDNMSFLEKLKFTISDKSVHYYLYNWKCPLMSPDKVSLVFPN comes from the exons ATGGTGAGAGTGGTGGtcttaaaaagagcaaaaagaagcaaaagagagaaaatgcttGGAGACCAGAGGGACCCAGAGACCCATTTGCTATG TAAAGTGTCCTTCCTCTTTCGTGCTCTTGGCCAGCTGGATTCTCTGCCAGAGAAGGAACAGCAGGAGATACAGAAAGCCCTTCATCTCTTCTCTCTGGGCACCAGCTTGCCTAAGACCCTGCAACAGGCCAAAAACCACACCTACCGCTTCTGGGACACACAGCCCGTCACCAAACTGG GTGACCACATTACAACTCATGGTCCAGTCGAGGAGGTGGACGCCAGTATCCGGAATGAGCCATGCTTACTTCCTCAGGGATTCTCCTGGGATACTGTGGACTTGAGCAGTCCTTTTGTG TTGGGAGAGCTGTGCCATTTGCTAAATGAGAATTACATGGAAGAAGACGACAACACAATCAGATTTAACTTTTCTCCCGAGTATCTACTGTG GGCTTTACAGCCTCCAAACTGGCTGCTCCAGTGGAACTTGGGCGTGAGAGTAGACGCAAATAAGAAGTTAGTCGGTTTCATTGCCGCTGTACCTGCTGATGTTCACATTTACGAGAC GAAGAAGGGGTTGGTGCAGGTCAAATTCCTGTGTGTTCATAAGAAACTGCGCCTCAAGCGGATGACGCCGGTTCTGATTCGGGAACTTACCAGAAGGGTCAACCAGCAGGGGATCTACCAGGCTGTCTATGCAGCTGGCACAGTGTTGCCAACACCAATAAGCTCCTGCAG CCAGTGGCATCGCCCTTTGAATCCCCGTAAGCTAATGGAGGTCAACTACCCCGGTCTAAAGCAGAACATGAATCTGCAGCGAGCCTTGAAGTTTAACCGCTTACCTGAG gTGACAAAGATAAAGGGCCTGCGTCCTATGACTAAAGAAGATACTCCAAGGATCCTCTCAATACTTGAGAAAAACCTCTCCAACTTCCACCTCAGCCCCCTCTTATCGCTGCAGGAAGTAGAGCACTGGTTCTTACCGAAGGAGAATGTGAATGACACCTACGTGTTGGAG GCGGACAATGGTACTCTGACTGACATGGTGAGTTTTTATGCCGTCTCCTCCAGGGTGCTAAACCATCCAGTTCACACCAGTCTCAGAGCCGCTTATCTTCTGTACGCCGTCTGTAATGTCACTAAGATGGCTGACCTCATGCAGGACACATTGGTTCTGGCTAAAGCT AAAGGCTTTGATGTCTTCTGTGCTCTCGATGTGATGGACAACATGAGTTTTTTGGAAAAGCTCAAGTTCACCATCAGCGATAAGAGTGTCCATTACTACCTGTACAACTGGAAATGTCCTCTCATGAGCCCGGACAAG GTCAGTCTGGTGTTCCCCAACTAA
- the LOC102227956 gene encoding glycylpeptide N-tetradecanoyltransferase 1-like isoform X1: MTDTDSLEKAPTDGESGGLKKSKKKQKRENAWRPEGPRDPFAMLDSLPEKEQQEIQKALHLFSLGTSLPKTLQQAKNHTYRFWDTQPVTKLGDHITTHGPVEEVDASIRNEPCLLPQGFSWDTVDLSSPFVLGELCHLLNENYMEEDDNTIRFNFSPEYLLWALQPPNWLLQWNLGVRVDANKKLVGFIAAVPADVHIYETKKGLVQVKFLCVHKKLRLKRMTPVLIRELTRRVNQQGIYQAVYAAGTVLPTPISSCSQWHRPLNPRKLMEVNYPGLKQNMNLQRALKFNRLPEVTKIKGLRPMTKEDTPRILSILEKNLSNFHLSPLLSLQEVEHWFLPKENVNDTYVLEADNGTLTDMVSFYAVSSRVLNHPVHTSLRAAYLLYAVCNVTKMADLMQDTLVLAKAKGFDVFCALDVMDNMSFLEKLKFTISDKSVHYYLYNWKCPLMSPDKVSLVFPN; this comes from the exons ATGACTGACACGGATTCTTT GGAAAAGGCGCCGACAGATGGTGAGAGTGGTGGtcttaaaaagagcaaaaagaagcaaaagagagaaaatgcttGGAGACCAGAGGGACCCAGAGACCCATTTGCTATG CTGGATTCTCTGCCAGAGAAGGAACAGCAGGAGATACAGAAAGCCCTTCATCTCTTCTCTCTGGGCACCAGCTTGCCTAAGACCCTGCAACAGGCCAAAAACCACACCTACCGCTTCTGGGACACACAGCCCGTCACCAAACTGG GTGACCACATTACAACTCATGGTCCAGTCGAGGAGGTGGACGCCAGTATCCGGAATGAGCCATGCTTACTTCCTCAGGGATTCTCCTGGGATACTGTGGACTTGAGCAGTCCTTTTGTG TTGGGAGAGCTGTGCCATTTGCTAAATGAGAATTACATGGAAGAAGACGACAACACAATCAGATTTAACTTTTCTCCCGAGTATCTACTGTG GGCTTTACAGCCTCCAAACTGGCTGCTCCAGTGGAACTTGGGCGTGAGAGTAGACGCAAATAAGAAGTTAGTCGGTTTCATTGCCGCTGTACCTGCTGATGTTCACATTTACGAGAC GAAGAAGGGGTTGGTGCAGGTCAAATTCCTGTGTGTTCATAAGAAACTGCGCCTCAAGCGGATGACGCCGGTTCTGATTCGGGAACTTACCAGAAGGGTCAACCAGCAGGGGATCTACCAGGCTGTCTATGCAGCTGGCACAGTGTTGCCAACACCAATAAGCTCCTGCAG CCAGTGGCATCGCCCTTTGAATCCCCGTAAGCTAATGGAGGTCAACTACCCCGGTCTAAAGCAGAACATGAATCTGCAGCGAGCCTTGAAGTTTAACCGCTTACCTGAG gTGACAAAGATAAAGGGCCTGCGTCCTATGACTAAAGAAGATACTCCAAGGATCCTCTCAATACTTGAGAAAAACCTCTCCAACTTCCACCTCAGCCCCCTCTTATCGCTGCAGGAAGTAGAGCACTGGTTCTTACCGAAGGAGAATGTGAATGACACCTACGTGTTGGAG GCGGACAATGGTACTCTGACTGACATGGTGAGTTTTTATGCCGTCTCCTCCAGGGTGCTAAACCATCCAGTTCACACCAGTCTCAGAGCCGCTTATCTTCTGTACGCCGTCTGTAATGTCACTAAGATGGCTGACCTCATGCAGGACACATTGGTTCTGGCTAAAGCT AAAGGCTTTGATGTCTTCTGTGCTCTCGATGTGATGGACAACATGAGTTTTTTGGAAAAGCTCAAGTTCACCATCAGCGATAAGAGTGTCCATTACTACCTGTACAACTGGAAATGTCCTCTCATGAGCCCGGACAAG GTCAGTCTGGTGTTCCCCAACTAA